Proteins encoded by one window of Pecten maximus chromosome 15, xPecMax1.1, whole genome shotgun sequence:
- the LOC117344316 gene encoding ATP synthase subunit beta, mitochondrial, whose amino-acid sequence MMHAVRRACCGAWKATKGGFSTPATVQSTVRTVPSFFTTRDYAAEAAKAKASTPSGKVVAVIGAVVDVQFDDELPPILNALEVENRSPRLILEVAQHLGENTVRTIAMDGTEGLVRGTNCLDIGSPIRIPVGPATLGRIMNVIGEPIDERGPFNTKHFASIHAEAPDFVEMSVTQEILETGIKVVDLLAPYAKGGKIGLFGGAGVGKTVLIMELINNVAKAHGGYSVFAGVGERTREGNDLYHEMITSKVISLTDDSSKVSLVYGQMNEPPGARARVALTGLTVAEYFRDQEGQDVLLFIDNIFRFTQAGSEVSALLGRIPSAVGYQPTLATDMGTMQERITTTRKGSITSVQAIYVPADDLTDPAPATTFAHLDATTVLSRGIAELGIYPAVDPLDSISRILDANVVGEEHYVVARGVQKVLQDYKSLQDIIAILGMDELSEDDKMTVIRARKMQKFLSQPFQVAEVFTGQEGKYVPLKETIKGFKDILAGQYDHLPEVAFYLVGSIEEVVAKADRLAEES is encoded by the exons ATGATGCATGCTGTAAGGAGAGCATGTTGCGGGGCTTGGAAAGCCACAAAAGGTGGTTTTTCAACCCCAGCAACAGTACAGTCGACTGTAAGAACAGTACCTAGCTTCTTCACAACTC GGGATTATGCAGCAGAGGCCGCCAAGGCTAAAGCCAGCACACCATCAGGAAAAGTTGTGGCTGTCATCGGTGCTGTGGTGGATGTCCAGTTTGATGATGAACTGCCACCTATCCTCAATGCTTTGGAGGTGGAAAACCGATCACCAAGGCTTATTCTTGAGGTCGCTCAACATTtag GGGAGAACACTGTACGAACAATTGCTATGGATGGTACTGAGGGTCTGGTGCGTGGCACCAACTGTCTGGACATCGGCTCCCCCATTAGGATCCCTGTTGGACCTGCCACACTGGGTCGAATCATGAATGTCATTGGAGAGCCAATTGATGAGAGGGGTCCTTTCAACACAAAGCA TTTTGCATCAATTCATGCTGAAGCTCCCGACTTCGTCGAGATGAGTGTAACACAGGAGATCTTGGAAACAGGAATCAAAGTGGTAGACTTGCTCGCTCCATATGCCAAGGGAGGAAAAATTG GTCTATTCGGAGGTGCCGGAGTAGGAAAAACTGTACTCATTATGGAACTGATCAACAACGTTGCCAAAGCTCACGGTGGTTACTCCGTGTTCGCTGGAGTAGGGGAGAGAACTCGTGAAGGAAACGATCTGTACCACGAAATGATCACATCTAAAGTCATCAGTCTGACTGATGATTCATCTAAG GTATCGCTGGTATATGGTCAGATGAATGAGCCCCCAGGTGCCCGTGCTCGTGTTGCCTTGACAGGTCTGACCGTAGCTGAGTATTTCCGTGACCAGGAGGGACAGGATGTATTGCTCTTCATTGACAACATTTTCAGATTCACACAGGCTGGCTCAGAG GTGTCTGCCTTGCTGGGACGTATCCCATCAGCTGTAGGTTACCAGCCAACACTAGCCACAGACATGGGTACCATGCAGGAGAGAATTACTACTACAAGGAAGGGGTCCATCACTTCAGTACAG GCCATCTATGTGCCTGCTGACGATTTGACAGATCCTGCCCCTGCCACTACATTCGCCCATTTGGATGCCACCACTGTGTTGTCCCGAGGTATTGCTGAGTTGGGTATCTACCCTGCTGTAGATCCCCTCGATTCCATCTCCCGTATCTTGGATGCTAACGTCGTAGGAGAGGAGCACTATGTTGTTGCCCGTGGAGTACAAAAAGTGCTACAG gaCTACAAATCCCTCCAGGATATCATTGCTATCCTGGGTATGGACGAGTTGTCAGAAGATGATAAGATGACTGTGATCAGGGCTCGTAAGATGCAGAAGTTCCTGTCACAGCCCTTCCAGGTGGCTGAGGTGTTCACAGGCCAGGAAGGCAAATATGTACCACTCAAAGAGACCATCAAGGGATTCAAGGACATTTTAGCTG GACAATATGATCATTTGCCTGAGGTGGCATTCTATCTGGTAGGATCCATTGAAGAGGTCGTGGCTAAGGCAGACAGGCTGGCTGAGGAGTCCTAA
- the LOC117344317 gene encoding cAMP-responsive element modulator-like isoform X1: MFLQPSSKRMSENVNSDDIDGNPAAISVVHMPSLNQPVQVQSVIHSNQPSVIQTAGPNIQTIQVVRVAAVDDDMNEDCEGKKRREILSRRPSYRKILNELSSSPVPKIEEESNSSQSQDGESQEAATNLSTHNNVQFQQGDLVPSGAIQITSDGTSVAQGLQTLTMTNASPTTSAATGATIVQYAQGPDGQFYIPGTVQAYQIATSGSIPQGVVMATAGSPMSSPTNMGEEASRKRELRLLKNREAARECRRKKKDYVKCLENRVAVLENQNKTLIEELKALKELYCQKEG; this comes from the exons ATGTTTTTGCAGCCTTCTTCAAAGAGGATGTCAGAGAATGTAAATTCTGATGACATTGATGGGAACCCAGCTGCCATATCTGTGGTACATATGCCATCTCTGAATCAGCCAGTTCAAGTGCAGTCGGTAATCCACTCAAACCAGCCCTCCGTCATACAAACTGCTGGTCCAAACATACAGACAATTCAAGTTGTTCGA gTAGCTGCAGTTGACGATGATATGAATGAAGATTGTGAAGGAAAAAAACGAAGAGAAATTCTGTCAAGACGACCATCTTATAG aaaaatattaaatgagTTGTCATCATCTCCGGTGCCAAAGATAGAGGAGGAGTCCAACAGTAGCCAGAGTCAGGATGGGGAAAGTCAGGAGGCTGCCACTAATCTGTCCACTCACAACAACGTCCAGTTCCAGCAAGGTGACT TAGTCCCCTCTGGAGCCATTCAGATAACATCTGATGGCACGTCAGTAGCACAGGGTCTCCAGACATTGACCATGACAAATGCCAGTCCAACAACATCAGCTGCAACAGGTGCAACCATTGTGCAGTATGCACAGGGACCAGATGGACAGTTCTACATACCAG GCACAGTGCAAGCATACCAAATAGCAACGTCTGGTTCAATACCACAAGGCGTGGTGATGGCTACAGCTGGAAGTCCAATGTCTAGTCCTACAAACATGGGGGAGGAAGCGTCGCGCAAACGTGAACTCCGACTTCTTAAGAATAG ggAAGCAGCTCGGGAATGTAGGCGGAAAAAGAAAGATTACGTAAAGTGTTTGGAAAACAGAGTTGCTGTTCttgaaaatcaaaataagaCATTGATAGAGGAGTTAAAGGCTTTAAAAGAACTTTACTGTCAGAAGGAGGGATAG
- the LOC117344317 gene encoding cAMP-responsive element modulator-like isoform X2: MFLQPSSKRMSENVNSDDIDGNPAAISVVHMPSLNQPVQVQSVIHSNQPSVIQTAGPNIQTIQVVRVAAVDDDMNEDCEGKKRREILSRRPSYRKILNELSSSPVPKIEEESNSSQSQDGESQEAATNLSTHNNVQFQQGDFPSGAIQITSDGTSVAQGLQTLTMTNASPTTSAATGATIVQYAQGPDGQFYIPGTVQAYQIATSGSIPQGVVMATAGSPMSSPTNMGEEASRKRELRLLKNREAARECRRKKKDYVKCLENRVAVLENQNKTLIEELKALKELYCQKEG; the protein is encoded by the exons ATGTTTTTGCAGCCTTCTTCAAAGAGGATGTCAGAGAATGTAAATTCTGATGACATTGATGGGAACCCAGCTGCCATATCTGTGGTACATATGCCATCTCTGAATCAGCCAGTTCAAGTGCAGTCGGTAATCCACTCAAACCAGCCCTCCGTCATACAAACTGCTGGTCCAAACATACAGACAATTCAAGTTGTTCGA gTAGCTGCAGTTGACGATGATATGAATGAAGATTGTGAAGGAAAAAAACGAAGAGAAATTCTGTCAAGACGACCATCTTATAG aaaaatattaaatgagTTGTCATCATCTCCGGTGCCAAAGATAGAGGAGGAGTCCAACAGTAGCCAGAGTCAGGATGGGGAAAGTCAGGAGGCTGCCACTAATCTGTCCACTCACAACAACGTCCAGTTCCAGCAAGGTGACT TCCCCTCTGGAGCCATTCAGATAACATCTGATGGCACGTCAGTAGCACAGGGTCTCCAGACATTGACCATGACAAATGCCAGTCCAACAACATCAGCTGCAACAGGTGCAACCATTGTGCAGTATGCACAGGGACCAGATGGACAGTTCTACATACCAG GCACAGTGCAAGCATACCAAATAGCAACGTCTGGTTCAATACCACAAGGCGTGGTGATGGCTACAGCTGGAAGTCCAATGTCTAGTCCTACAAACATGGGGGAGGAAGCGTCGCGCAAACGTGAACTCCGACTTCTTAAGAATAG ggAAGCAGCTCGGGAATGTAGGCGGAAAAAGAAAGATTACGTAAAGTGTTTGGAAAACAGAGTTGCTGTTCttgaaaatcaaaataagaCATTGATAGAGGAGTTAAAGGCTTTAAAAGAACTTTACTGTCAGAAGGAGGGATAG
- the LOC117344317 gene encoding cAMP-responsive element modulator-like isoform X4 — MFLQPSSKRMSENVNSDDIDGNPAAISVVHMPSLNQPVQVQSVIHSNQPSVIQTAGPNIQTIQVVRVAAVDDDMNEDCEGKKRREILSRRPSYRKILNELSSSPVPKIEEESNSSQSQDGESQEAATNLSTHNNVQFQQVPSGAIQITSDGTSVAQGLQTLTMTNASPTTSAATGATIVQYAQGPDGQFYIPGTVQAYQIATSGSIPQGVVMATAGSPMSSPTNMGEEASRKRELRLLKNREAARECRRKKKDYVKCLENRVAVLENQNKTLIEELKALKELYCQKEG, encoded by the exons ATGTTTTTGCAGCCTTCTTCAAAGAGGATGTCAGAGAATGTAAATTCTGATGACATTGATGGGAACCCAGCTGCCATATCTGTGGTACATATGCCATCTCTGAATCAGCCAGTTCAAGTGCAGTCGGTAATCCACTCAAACCAGCCCTCCGTCATACAAACTGCTGGTCCAAACATACAGACAATTCAAGTTGTTCGA gTAGCTGCAGTTGACGATGATATGAATGAAGATTGTGAAGGAAAAAAACGAAGAGAAATTCTGTCAAGACGACCATCTTATAG aaaaatattaaatgagTTGTCATCATCTCCGGTGCCAAAGATAGAGGAGGAGTCCAACAGTAGCCAGAGTCAGGATGGGGAAAGTCAGGAGGCTGCCACTAATCTGTCCACTCACAACAACGTCCAGTTCCAGCAAG TCCCCTCTGGAGCCATTCAGATAACATCTGATGGCACGTCAGTAGCACAGGGTCTCCAGACATTGACCATGACAAATGCCAGTCCAACAACATCAGCTGCAACAGGTGCAACCATTGTGCAGTATGCACAGGGACCAGATGGACAGTTCTACATACCAG GCACAGTGCAAGCATACCAAATAGCAACGTCTGGTTCAATACCACAAGGCGTGGTGATGGCTACAGCTGGAAGTCCAATGTCTAGTCCTACAAACATGGGGGAGGAAGCGTCGCGCAAACGTGAACTCCGACTTCTTAAGAATAG ggAAGCAGCTCGGGAATGTAGGCGGAAAAAGAAAGATTACGTAAAGTGTTTGGAAAACAGAGTTGCTGTTCttgaaaatcaaaataagaCATTGATAGAGGAGTTAAAGGCTTTAAAAGAACTTTACTGTCAGAAGGAGGGATAG
- the LOC117344317 gene encoding cAMP-responsive element modulator-like isoform X3, with amino-acid sequence MFLQPSSKRMSENVNSDDIDGNPAAISVVHMPSLNQPVQVQSVIHSNQPSVIQTAGPNIQTIQVVRVAAVDDDMNEDCEGKKRREILSRRPSYRKILNELSSSPVPKIEEESNSSQSQDGESQEAATNLSTHNNVQFQQVVPSGAIQITSDGTSVAQGLQTLTMTNASPTTSAATGATIVQYAQGPDGQFYIPGTVQAYQIATSGSIPQGVVMATAGSPMSSPTNMGEEASRKRELRLLKNREAARECRRKKKDYVKCLENRVAVLENQNKTLIEELKALKELYCQKEG; translated from the exons ATGTTTTTGCAGCCTTCTTCAAAGAGGATGTCAGAGAATGTAAATTCTGATGACATTGATGGGAACCCAGCTGCCATATCTGTGGTACATATGCCATCTCTGAATCAGCCAGTTCAAGTGCAGTCGGTAATCCACTCAAACCAGCCCTCCGTCATACAAACTGCTGGTCCAAACATACAGACAATTCAAGTTGTTCGA gTAGCTGCAGTTGACGATGATATGAATGAAGATTGTGAAGGAAAAAAACGAAGAGAAATTCTGTCAAGACGACCATCTTATAG aaaaatattaaatgagTTGTCATCATCTCCGGTGCCAAAGATAGAGGAGGAGTCCAACAGTAGCCAGAGTCAGGATGGGGAAAGTCAGGAGGCTGCCACTAATCTGTCCACTCACAACAACGTCCAGTTCCAGCAAG TAGTCCCCTCTGGAGCCATTCAGATAACATCTGATGGCACGTCAGTAGCACAGGGTCTCCAGACATTGACCATGACAAATGCCAGTCCAACAACATCAGCTGCAACAGGTGCAACCATTGTGCAGTATGCACAGGGACCAGATGGACAGTTCTACATACCAG GCACAGTGCAAGCATACCAAATAGCAACGTCTGGTTCAATACCACAAGGCGTGGTGATGGCTACAGCTGGAAGTCCAATGTCTAGTCCTACAAACATGGGGGAGGAAGCGTCGCGCAAACGTGAACTCCGACTTCTTAAGAATAG ggAAGCAGCTCGGGAATGTAGGCGGAAAAAGAAAGATTACGTAAAGTGTTTGGAAAACAGAGTTGCTGTTCttgaaaatcaaaataagaCATTGATAGAGGAGTTAAAGGCTTTAAAAGAACTTTACTGTCAGAAGGAGGGATAG
- the LOC117344317 gene encoding cAMP-responsive element modulator-like isoform X5, giving the protein MSENVNSDDIDGNPAAISVVHMPSLNQPVQVQSVIHSNQPSVIQTAGPNIQTIQVVRVAAVDDDMNEDCEGKKRREILSRRPSYRKILNELSSSPVPKIEEESNSSQSQDGESQEAATNLSTHNNVQFQQGDLVPSGAIQITSDGTSVAQGLQTLTMTNASPTTSAATGATIVQYAQGPDGQFYIPGTVQAYQIATSGSIPQGVVMATAGSPMSSPTNMGEEASRKRELRLLKNREAARECRRKKKDYVKCLENRVAVLENQNKTLIEELKALKELYCQKEG; this is encoded by the exons ATGTCAGAGAATGTAAATTCTGATGACATTGATGGGAACCCAGCTGCCATATCTGTGGTACATATGCCATCTCTGAATCAGCCAGTTCAAGTGCAGTCGGTAATCCACTCAAACCAGCCCTCCGTCATACAAACTGCTGGTCCAAACATACAGACAATTCAAGTTGTTCGA gTAGCTGCAGTTGACGATGATATGAATGAAGATTGTGAAGGAAAAAAACGAAGAGAAATTCTGTCAAGACGACCATCTTATAG aaaaatattaaatgagTTGTCATCATCTCCGGTGCCAAAGATAGAGGAGGAGTCCAACAGTAGCCAGAGTCAGGATGGGGAAAGTCAGGAGGCTGCCACTAATCTGTCCACTCACAACAACGTCCAGTTCCAGCAAGGTGACT TAGTCCCCTCTGGAGCCATTCAGATAACATCTGATGGCACGTCAGTAGCACAGGGTCTCCAGACATTGACCATGACAAATGCCAGTCCAACAACATCAGCTGCAACAGGTGCAACCATTGTGCAGTATGCACAGGGACCAGATGGACAGTTCTACATACCAG GCACAGTGCAAGCATACCAAATAGCAACGTCTGGTTCAATACCACAAGGCGTGGTGATGGCTACAGCTGGAAGTCCAATGTCTAGTCCTACAAACATGGGGGAGGAAGCGTCGCGCAAACGTGAACTCCGACTTCTTAAGAATAG ggAAGCAGCTCGGGAATGTAGGCGGAAAAAGAAAGATTACGTAAAGTGTTTGGAAAACAGAGTTGCTGTTCttgaaaatcaaaataagaCATTGATAGAGGAGTTAAAGGCTTTAAAAGAACTTTACTGTCAGAAGGAGGGATAG